DNA from Streptomyces luteogriseus:
GCGTGGATTGCGCGTTTCCATTTCCGTTCCCCTCCCGCGAACACCGTTCCTTCGATGCGCACACTGTACGCACACAGGAACGGTGTGCGCAATGCTTGAGTTCTGTACGCTGATTGCGCACGCTGTTCGCACGAAGAGGTCCAACAGGAGGAACCCGGATGAGCACGAAGGACAAGAACCCCATCCCGTCCGTATGGACCCGCGAGCAGCGCCGGACCGACCAGCCCGCGCTCAGCCGGGACGCGATCGTGCGCGAGGCGATCGCGATGCTCGACGCCGAGGGCATCGAGGCGCTCAGCATGCGCAAGCTCGGCGCCCGCCTGAACGCCGGCGCGACCTCGCTGTACCGGCACGTCGCCACGAAGGACGAGCTGATGGAGCTCGCCGTGGACGAGGTCGCCGCCGAGATCCACGTCCCGCCGGCCGGAGGACTCGACTGGCGCGCGGCCGTCACCGAGGCGGCCGGATCCTTCCGCACGACCGCGCTACGGCACCCCTGGCTGACGCTGGTCCTGGGGCAGGCCGGACTCGCCTACCTCGGACCGAACTACATGACCTTCTCGGAGCGGCTGGCGGCCCTGTTCACCGCCGCGGGATTCCCGGAGCCGAGCCGGGCCATCGACGCCGTCTTCTCGTACGTCATCGGCATGAGCACGACCGAGGCCGCGTGGCTCACCACGGTCGCCCGCTCCGGCGAGAGCGAGGCGGAGTTCGTGGCCCGCCTGCTGCCCGCGGCCCAGCAGGCCTCGGCCGGCTACGACCACCTTGCGGCCGCCGGTCCCGAGACCTCCGCGCAGGCCTCCGACCCCGCGAAGCTGCGCGACGACAAGTTCGCCTACGGCCTCGAGGTCGTCCTGGACGGCCTGGCGCTGCGCCTGCCGCGATAGGGAGGGCGGGCGTCAGCCGCCGTCTGCGCAGCGATGGCGTCTAGCCATACATCCGGCGCATCGCGAACTCGACCATCTGCTCCACGGCCTTGGCGTCGAACACCATGCGGTGCTCGCCCTCCATGTCGAGGACGAAGCCGTAGCCGGTCGGCAGCAGGTCCAGCACCTCGGCACCCGTGATCACGAAGTACTTGGACTCCTTGCCCGCGTACCGGCGCAGCTCCTTGAGCGTGCTGAACATCGGGATCACCGGCTGCTGGGTGTTGTGCAGGGCCAGGAAGCCGGGGTTGTCGCCGCGCGGGCAGTAGACCTTCGACGTGGCGAAGACCTGCTGGAAGTCCTCGGCGGCCATCTGCCCGGTGGTGAAGGCGCGCACCGCGTCCGTGAGGGAGGGCGGGGACGGCTCGGGGTACAGCGGCGGCTGCTGCCCGTACCCGCCGGACATCGGCTGCTGCGGAGGGGCGTACTGCCCTTGCGGGCCCGCTGTCTGGTCGTAGCCGTACATGAGCGCAAGCGTACCGAGCGCGGACGGGCCGGTCTGCCGGTTCGCCGGTCCCGCCAGACCGACAGCGAGTCGACAGCGTCCGCTCTGTGGATCGCGGCGGCCGCGGCTCGTAGCGTCGTGTCATGAACGAACGCGACGACGAGGGCCTGCCCGAGCACGGCGGGGGCCTCGCCCACGACCTCCCCGTCCTCGCCCGCCGGCGGATGATCCGGCTGATGGCGGGCGCGGGCCTGGTCCCGCTGGTGGGCTGCACACCCACGGGGGAGACATCGGCGGCGCCCTCCGCCTCGTCCGCGGGGTGCGCGGAGATCCCCGAGGAGACGGCCGGCCCCTTCCCCGGCGACGGCTCGAACGGTGTGAACGTCCTGAAGGAGAGCGGGGTCGTCCGCAGCGACATCACCCGCAGCTTCGGCGACTCCGCGGGCGGCACGGCCGACGGCGTCCCGCTGACGATCACGCTCACGGTGGTGGACGCGGCCTCCGGCTGCGGGACGCCGAAGCGGGGTGCCGCCGTCTACGTCTGGCACTGCGACCGGGAGGGCGCCTACTCCCTCTACTCCGAGGGCGTCACCGGCGAGAACTACCTGCGGGGCGTGCAGGAGACGGACGACGAGGGCCGGGTCACCTTCCGGAGCGTCTTCCCCGGTTGCTACCCGGGCCGCTGGCCGCACGTCCACTTCGAGGTCTACGGCAGCCTGGCCGACGCCACCGCGGCCACGTCGATCACGAACACCTCGCAGCTCGCCTTCCCGAAGGACGTCTGCGACACCGTCTACGCCACGGACGGCTACGGCGCGAGCGTGCGGAACCTCGGCGGCGTCTCCCTGGAGGACGACGGGGTCTTCGGCGACGGCCACGACCATCAGCTGGCGGCGATGACGGGGAGTACGGGGGACGGCTACACCGCGGCACTGACCGTTCCGGTGTGACCTGTCACAGATGACGGATCGGGGTTGCTTCTTATTACCGACGGGTAGCATCATCCTAGCTACTTGTTGGTACGTGAACTAGCGCGAGGATCCAGTGCCTCGCCGATCTCTCTACGGAGCCGGGAGCCGTCACCATGGGGCACTACAAGTCGAATCTCCGCGACATCGAGTTCAACCTCTTCGAGGTACTCGGGCGCGACAAGGTGTACGGCACCGGTCCGTTCGAGGAGATGGACGTCGAGACCGCGAAGAGCATCCTTGAGGAGATGACCCGCCTCTCGGAGAACGATCTGGCGGAGTCCTTCGTCGACGCCGACCGCAACCCGCCGGTCTTCGACCCGGAGACCAACACCGCGCCGGTCCCCGCGTCCTTCAAGAAGAGCTACCAGGCCTTCATGGACTCCGAGTACTGGCGCCTCGGCCTGCCCGAGGAGATCGGCGGCACCACCTCGCCCCGCTCCCTGATCTGGGCCTACGCCGAGCTGATCCTGGGCGCCAACCCGGCCGTGTGGATGTACTCCTCGGGCCCGGCGTTCGCCGGCATCCTCTTCGAGGAGGGCAACGAGGTCCA
Protein-coding regions in this window:
- a CDS encoding TetR/AcrR family transcriptional regulator C-terminal domain-containing protein, with the protein product MSTKDKNPIPSVWTREQRRTDQPALSRDAIVREAIAMLDAEGIEALSMRKLGARLNAGATSLYRHVATKDELMELAVDEVAAEIHVPPAGGLDWRAAVTEAAGSFRTTALRHPWLTLVLGQAGLAYLGPNYMTFSERLAALFTAAGFPEPSRAIDAVFSYVIGMSTTEAAWLTTVARSGESEAEFVARLLPAAQQASAGYDHLAAAGPETSAQASDPAKLRDDKFAYGLEVVLDGLALRLPR
- a CDS encoding SseB family protein, translated to MYGYDQTAGPQGQYAPPQQPMSGGYGQQPPLYPEPSPPSLTDAVRAFTTGQMAAEDFQQVFATSKVYCPRGDNPGFLALHNTQQPVIPMFSTLKELRRYAGKESKYFVITGAEVLDLLPTGYGFVLDMEGEHRMVFDAKAVEQMVEFAMRRMYG
- a CDS encoding intradiol ring-cleavage dioxygenase translates to MNERDDEGLPEHGGGLAHDLPVLARRRMIRLMAGAGLVPLVGCTPTGETSAAPSASSAGCAEIPEETAGPFPGDGSNGVNVLKESGVVRSDITRSFGDSAGGTADGVPLTITLTVVDAASGCGTPKRGAAVYVWHCDREGAYSLYSEGVTGENYLRGVQETDDEGRVTFRSVFPGCYPGRWPHVHFEVYGSLADATAATSITNTSQLAFPKDVCDTVYATDGYGASVRNLGGVSLEDDGVFGDGHDHQLAAMTGSTGDGYTAALTVPV